Proteins co-encoded in one Thermoanaerobaculia bacterium genomic window:
- a CDS encoding divalent metal cation transporter: MKSFLKIALGIVTSMAGFLEVGSISTAAQAGAAFRFRLLWAIAAATICLVALVEMSGRLAASSRHTVSDAVRERFGFRFSAVPLAAEIVLDTLVLAAELGGAAIAVELATSVGRGWWVLPAAFATWFLLWKGSFGLIENGVSLLGLVSLAFVVAVVRLHPSARAVASGLVPSFPRASLAKYGLLAVSILGATVSPYLVNFYASGAVEERWKPKDIPANRVVAIAGMGFGSVVNAAVLVCSAVVLAGVDVKSFHQVAQTLVPPFGRWGVPLFAAILGFGCFGAALEIALNLAYAAAQQLGWNWGEDVRPKREARFALVYTAVIAVAALVIVSGIDPLKLTMISMALTVLVQPIIVFPFIVIMNDPLYVGRHGNGPFGNAMVVGITAVGAAMALVAIPLEILGS, from the coding sequence TTGAAGTCCTTCCTGAAGATCGCCCTCGGGATCGTCACCAGCATGGCCGGGTTCCTCGAGGTCGGCTCGATCTCGACGGCCGCGCAGGCGGGCGCCGCGTTCCGCTTCCGGCTCCTCTGGGCGATCGCGGCGGCGACGATCTGCCTCGTGGCGCTCGTCGAGATGTCGGGGCGGCTCGCGGCGTCGAGCCGGCACACCGTCTCCGACGCGGTGCGCGAGCGGTTCGGCTTCCGGTTCTCCGCGGTCCCGCTCGCGGCCGAGATCGTCCTCGACACCCTCGTCCTCGCGGCGGAGCTCGGCGGGGCGGCGATCGCCGTCGAGCTCGCGACGTCCGTCGGGCGCGGGTGGTGGGTGCTGCCGGCCGCCTTCGCCACCTGGTTCCTCCTCTGGAAGGGGAGCTTCGGGCTGATCGAGAACGGCGTGTCGCTCCTCGGGCTCGTCTCGCTCGCCTTCGTCGTCGCCGTCGTCCGGCTGCATCCCTCCGCCCGCGCCGTGGCCTCGGGGCTGGTCCCCTCGTTTCCCCGCGCGAGCCTGGCGAAGTACGGCCTGCTCGCCGTCAGCATCCTCGGCGCGACCGTCAGCCCGTATCTCGTGAATTTCTACGCGTCCGGCGCGGTCGAGGAGCGCTGGAAGCCGAAGGACATCCCGGCCAACCGCGTCGTCGCGATCGCCGGGATGGGCTTCGGGAGCGTCGTCAACGCGGCGGTTCTCGTCTGCTCGGCGGTCGTCCTCGCCGGCGTCGACGTCAAGAGCTTCCATCAGGTGGCGCAGACGCTGGTCCCTCCGTTCGGCCGGTGGGGCGTGCCGCTCTTCGCGGCGATCCTCGGCTTCGGGTGCTTCGGCGCGGCCCTCGAGATCGCGCTGAACCTCGCGTACGCGGCCGCCCAGCAGCTCGGCTGGAACTGGGGCGAGGATGTCCGCCCGAAGCGCGAGGCGCGGTTCGCGCTCGTCTACACGGCGGTGATCGCCGTCGCGGCGCTCGTGATCGTCTCGGGCATCGACCCGCTGAAGCTGACGATGATCTCGATGGCGCTGACGGTGCTCGTCCAGCCGATCATCGTCTTCCCGTTCATCGTCATCATGAACGACCCGCTCTACGTCGGCCGCCACGGCAACGGGCCCTTCGGAAACGCGATGGTGGTCGGGATCACGGCCGTCGGCGCGGCGATGGCGCTCGTGGCGATCCCCCTCGAGATCCTCGGGAGCTGA
- a CDS encoding HAD family hydrolase: MTPPGPRGILFDMDGVLIFSTEAWFGVYNDTLAHFGHPRIGREEFLRIFGNGTQADRAAYMPERSVEEIDAAYRRFFAERLGDIALNPEAAPALVRLRERGVRTSLATNTNRGLAEAILGRLGVAGLLTAFACADEAGAGKPDPAVVRLAADRLGLALSDCVMVGDSRYDEEAARAAPVAFRGYRYGDAPTRIEALSEIAG; this comes from the coding sequence GTGACTCCGCCCGGGCCGCGCGGCATCCTGTTCGACATGGACGGGGTGCTGATCTTCTCGACCGAGGCGTGGTTCGGGGTCTACAACGACACGCTCGCCCATTTCGGACACCCGCGCATCGGGCGCGAGGAGTTCCTGCGCATCTTCGGCAACGGGACGCAGGCGGACCGCGCGGCGTACATGCCGGAGCGGAGCGTCGAGGAAATCGATGCCGCGTACCGCCGCTTCTTCGCGGAGCGCCTGGGCGACATCGCGCTCAATCCGGAAGCCGCCCCGGCGCTCGTCCGGCTGCGGGAACGCGGGGTGAGGACGTCGCTCGCGACCAACACGAACCGCGGTCTCGCCGAGGCGATCCTCGGCCGGCTGGGCGTCGCCGGTCTCCTCACCGCGTTCGCCTGCGCGGACGAGGCCGGCGCGGGCAAGCCCGATCCGGCGGTCGTCCGCCTCGCCGCGGATCGGCTCGGACTGGCGCTTTCCGATTGCGTGATGGTGGGCGACTCGCGGTACGACGAGGAGGCGGCGCGCGCCGCGCCGGTCGCGTTCCGCGGCTACCGCTACGGCGACGCTCCTACTCGGATCGAGGCTCTTTCCGAAATCGCCGGTTGA
- a CDS encoding cytochrome c oxidase assembly protein — MRRTIFALAALSAAAPAGAHETAGSGGAGWTFPPAVVAALAVCGVAYVVGVRRLWRRAGTGAGIGVRAAVSFAAGWAALAAALVSPIHELGEARLSWHMAQHELIMLVAAPLLVLGRPATAFLWAFGSGPRRAIGRGGHALARPAAHPVFAWVVFALSLWTWHLPSLYQAALRSETVHAAEHATFLAAALLYWSAVLAGARGRIAVGAEAVSLFGTAFHGALLGALMTVAPTLWYPAYGRRLAGAAALEDQQLAGLWMWVPAGLVFVVCGMGLVGGWLRESERRAGGEAS, encoded by the coding sequence GTGCGTAGGACGATCTTCGCTCTCGCCGCGCTCTCCGCCGCCGCGCCCGCCGGAGCGCACGAGACGGCCGGGAGCGGCGGGGCCGGATGGACGTTTCCGCCCGCCGTGGTCGCGGCCCTCGCGGTCTGCGGCGTCGCATACGTCGTCGGCGTGCGGCGTCTCTGGCGGCGCGCGGGAACGGGCGCGGGGATCGGGGTCCGGGCGGCGGTCTCCTTCGCCGCCGGATGGGCGGCGCTCGCGGCCGCGCTCGTCTCCCCGATCCACGAGCTCGGCGAGGCGCGGCTCTCGTGGCACATGGCGCAGCACGAGCTGATCATGCTCGTCGCGGCGCCGCTTCTCGTGCTCGGCCGGCCCGCCACGGCGTTTCTCTGGGCCTTCGGGAGCGGCCCGCGCCGGGCGATCGGCCGGGGAGGGCACGCGCTCGCCCGGCCCGCGGCGCACCCGGTGTTCGCGTGGGTCGTCTTCGCGCTGTCCCTCTGGACCTGGCACCTGCCCTCGCTGTATCAGGCGGCTCTCCGGAGCGAGACCGTGCACGCCGCCGAGCACGCGACCTTCCTCGCCGCCGCCCTCCTCTACTGGTCGGCCGTCCTCGCCGGCGCGCGCGGGAGGATCGCGGTGGGCGCCGAGGCGGTGTCGCTCTTCGGCACCGCGTTCCACGGCGCGCTGCTGGGAGCCCTGATGACGGTCGCCCCCACGCTCTGGTACCCGGCATACGGCCGGCGACTGGCCGGCGCGGCAGCCCTCGAGGACCAGCAGCTCGCGGGGCTCTGGATGTGGGTCCCGGCGGGGCTCGTCTTCGTCGTGTGCGGGATGGGGCTCGTCGGAGGATGGCTCCGCGAATCCGAGCGGCGAGCCGGCGGCGAAGCGAGTTGA
- a CDS encoding energy transducer TonB has protein sequence MKLRTLLLAAAVAAASVPVCAAPKREAGNIAFPPAPYPEEARKKGIEGNVVVTGDVAADGKLSGLRVLATSSPVLNDAALAHLRLAKFPPGKEDGKPVPIVLNATVRFRDDRNRIAETGSMPAPIVGDFSLMPASADGHPSAPEGFAIEPSDAGVRGQLVVDVPKKAAGKTFRVVVTDRFPSGKSTVVLDRNETADPRAGIGADIFRRIDSRKPEERGVHTLVVTVDGRPAGGARYRVAGDAAPAPSAARKKK, from the coding sequence TTGAAGCTTCGAACGCTCCTCCTCGCCGCGGCCGTCGCCGCGGCCTCGGTACCCGTCTGCGCCGCTCCGAAGCGCGAGGCGGGCAACATCGCCTTCCCGCCGGCGCCCTACCCGGAAGAAGCCCGAAAGAAAGGGATCGAAGGCAACGTCGTCGTCACCGGAGACGTCGCCGCCGACGGAAAGTTGAGCGGCCTCCGGGTCCTCGCGACGTCGTCGCCGGTCCTGAACGACGCGGCGCTCGCGCACCTCCGGCTGGCGAAGTTCCCGCCGGGAAAGGAAGACGGCAAGCCCGTGCCGATCGTCCTCAACGCGACCGTGCGCTTCCGGGACGACCGAAACCGGATCGCCGAAACCGGATCGATGCCCGCGCCGATCGTCGGCGATTTCTCGCTGATGCCGGCGAGCGCCGACGGACATCCGTCGGCTCCCGAAGGCTTCGCGATCGAGCCGAGCGACGCCGGCGTGCGCGGCCAGCTCGTCGTCGACGTCCCGAAGAAAGCCGCGGGAAAGACCTTTCGGGTCGTCGTGACCGATCGATTCCCCTCCGGAAAGTCGACGGTCGTCCTCGATCGGAACGAGACGGCCGACCCGCGTGCGGGGATCGGCGCCGACATCTTCCGCCGGATCGACTCCCGCAAGCCGGAGGAACGGGGGGTGCACACCCTCGTCGTGACGGTGGACGGACGGCCCGCGGGTGGGGCGCGGTATCGCGTCGCCGGCGACGCGGCTCCCGCTCCGTCGGCCGCGCGCAAGAAGAAGTGA
- a CDS encoding helix-turn-helix domain-containing protein has protein sequence MEPLLSDGTRLVDELLAEVEDLRRSLARAGGPLAGLVGRSVPMQALFDEIFAAAPRREVAVVAGESGAGKRTVAAALHRLSPRGREAIRSIVFDPRGAPVAPGEIAEAARTSGTLVLEGIVHASPALQRLAAEAADAPGAARLVVLSPREPTIEGRLDPAIAQRAGATIAVPPLRERREDIPLLSEYFLRQAGSRDGAEPAIDPKALDAMAAHEWAGNVRELRNVIRRARALSDGPIIGLTAIQSVLGGVSARSERDGADGPSEKEIVAVRIGDSMADVERRVLQRTLRFAKGNKRKAAEMLKLSLKTIYNKVKEYGLEREFNRRFRKEPRSE, from the coding sequence ATGGAACCCCTTCTTTCCGACGGGACCCGGCTCGTCGACGAGCTGCTCGCCGAGGTCGAGGATCTCCGGCGCTCGCTCGCCCGCGCCGGCGGGCCGCTCGCGGGGCTCGTGGGCCGGTCCGTGCCGATGCAGGCGCTGTTCGACGAGATCTTCGCCGCGGCCCCGCGCCGCGAAGTGGCCGTGGTCGCGGGAGAGAGCGGGGCGGGGAAGCGGACCGTCGCGGCCGCGCTCCACCGTCTCTCGCCGCGAGGCCGGGAGGCGATCCGCTCGATCGTCTTCGATCCGCGCGGCGCCCCGGTCGCCCCGGGCGAGATCGCGGAGGCGGCGCGAACGTCCGGGACGCTCGTGCTCGAGGGGATCGTCCATGCGTCGCCGGCGCTCCAGCGCCTGGCCGCCGAGGCCGCCGACGCCCCCGGAGCGGCGAGGCTCGTGGTGCTCTCGCCGCGCGAGCCGACGATCGAGGGGAGACTCGACCCCGCGATCGCGCAGCGGGCGGGCGCGACGATCGCCGTGCCTCCGCTGCGAGAGCGCCGCGAGGACATCCCGCTCCTCTCCGAGTACTTCCTGAGGCAGGCCGGCTCCCGGGACGGCGCCGAGCCGGCGATCGATCCGAAGGCTCTCGACGCGATGGCGGCCCACGAGTGGGCCGGCAACGTCCGCGAGCTGCGCAACGTGATCCGGCGGGCCCGGGCCCTCTCCGACGGGCCGATCATCGGCCTGACGGCGATCCAGTCGGTGCTCGGCGGCGTCTCCGCGCGCTCGGAGCGGGACGGCGCGGACGGCCCCTCGGAGAAGGAGATCGTCGCCGTCCGGATCGGCGACTCGATGGCGGACGTCGAGCGCCGCGTGCTGCAGCGGACGCTCCGGTTCGCCAAGGGGAACAAGAGGAAGGCCGCGGAGATGCTGAAGCTCTCGCTGAAGACGATCTACAACAAGGTGAAGGAGTACGGTCTCGAGCGGGAGTTCAACCGGCGATTTCGGAAAGAGCCTCGATCCGAGTAG